The Mycoplasmopsis mustelae genome has a window encoding:
- a CDS encoding BC85_0335 family putative methyltransferase, whose translation MSYKTILIISAIVVFVLGITTYIVIQIWVRRYRAKYVRKAQEEAFIKVQSMRNDIGQLPFVLKDEFRSKSNDLDIEGLINTVYLNHYQSLLILSKRDLFAFAAVVEKVKTTGYYLIDEFDFEKYNQVRRKMPEEFQQAILPYDDQPLDFVCVFSSNLDIMSIYQKYYQKLNENGMIAICLKFFKNREAYDLVQLLKKNKIQHEVSYISNKFLFIVKKNIKLENKNEE comes from the coding sequence ATGTCATATAAAACAATTTTAATTATCTCTGCTATTGTTGTCTTCGTATTAGGAATTACTACATATATTGTAATTCAAATTTGAGTTCGTAGGTATCGTGCTAAATATGTGCGTAAGGCACAAGAAGAAGCATTTATAAAAGTACAATCAATGCGTAATGATATTGGGCAACTTCCGTTTGTTCTCAAAGATGAATTTCGTTCAAAATCTAATGATCTAGATATTGAAGGACTTATCAATACTGTATATCTAAATCATTATCAATCACTTTTAATTTTGTCTAAACGTGACTTATTTGCATTTGCTGCGGTAGTTGAAAAAGTTAAAACTACTGGATATTATTTAATTGATGAATTTGATTTTGAAAAATATAATCAAGTACGTAGAAAAATGCCTGAAGAATTTCAACAAGCTATTTTGCCTTATGATGACCAACCATTAGATTTTGTTTGTGTATTTAGTAGTAATTTAGATATTATGAGTATTTATCAAAAATATTATCAGAAACTAAATGAAAACGGAATGATTGCAATTTGTTTAAAGTTTTTTAAAAACCGTGAGGCCTATGATTTGGTGCAATTGTTAAAAAAGAATAAGATCCAACACGAAGTTTCATATATTAGTAATAAATTCTTATTTATTGTGAAAAAAAATATAAAATTAGAAAATAAAAATGAGGAGTAA
- the greA gene encoding transcription elongation factor GreA, whose protein sequence is MENKNIIYLSLEKYNEYKTEYERLINIERKAVQEALKEARAQGDLSENAEYDAARERQGIVEGRISELENILDNAQIIESNSDKNDNTIGINSLVSFLVLNSNEQKSVTITGSHDADPFKDKVSMDSPLAVAMIGKQPGDTVEIEAPNKYLVKIINVEHL, encoded by the coding sequence ATGGAAAACAAAAACATTATTTATTTATCTTTAGAAAAATATAATGAATATAAAACAGAATATGAAAGATTAATTAATATAGAACGTAAAGCGGTACAAGAAGCACTTAAAGAAGCTCGTGCGCAGGGTGACTTATCTGAAAATGCTGAATATGATGCCGCAAGAGAACGTCAAGGAATAGTTGAAGGTCGTATTAGTGAATTAGAAAACATTCTTGATAATGCTCAAATCATTGAATCAAATTCTGATAAAAATGATAATACTATAGGAATTAATTCGTTAGTATCTTTTTTGGTCTTAAATTCAAATGAACAAAAGTCAGTAACTATTACTGGTTCACATGATGCCGACCCATTTAAAGATAAAGTTTCTATGGATAGTCCACTAGCTGTTGCAATGATTGGAAAACAGCCTGGAGATACTGTTGAGATAGAAGCTCCAAATAAATATTTAGTGAAAATAATTAATGTAGAACATTTATAA
- the ruvX gene encoding Holliday junction resolvase RuvX: protein MRKLAFDLGTKSCGFAITDENEIIASGLENFQMSECDFHAVIKRVEYFLSIYPIDGFVIGYPLKISGEKSERTLMVEEFTKMLIQRFQIPYIYVNEQYTTKKAEATLISAGYTRQKRKQYKDKLAAVLILQDYLDYYKHKFNYVI, encoded by the coding sequence ATGAGAAAATTAGCTTTTGATTTAGGGACTAAATCTTGTGGTTTTGCTATAACAGATGAAAACGAAATAATCGCTAGCGGTTTAGAAAATTTTCAGATGTCAGAATGTGATTTTCATGCGGTTATTAAACGAGTTGAATATTTTTTAAGTATCTATCCTATCGATGGTTTTGTTATAGGGTATCCTTTAAAAATAAGTGGAGAGAAAAGTGAGCGCACATTAATGGTTGAGGAGTTTACAAAAATGCTAATTCAAAGATTTCAAATCCCATATATTTATGTTAATGAACAATATACTACTAAAAAAGCTGAAGCAACTTTAATTTCAGCAGGTTATACTAGACAAAAACGTAAACAATACAAAGACAAACTGGCGGCAGTTTTGATTTTGCAAGATTATTTAGATTACTATAAGCATAAATTTAATTATGTCATATAA
- a CDS encoding zinc-dependent alcohol dehydrogenase family protein, whose protein sequence is MKMKVITFNAEGKVQVVEMDKPRVQKPTDAVVRITKTTICGTDLHILKGDVPETQPGKVLGHEGIGIVEEVGSAVSNFKVGDKVIVSCITSCNKCFYCKRGLPAHCQTGGWILGHLIDGTQAEYVHIPHADGSLHHVPKSIADDALVMLSDIFPTSFEIGVQNSHIKPGDTVCIIGAGPIGLSALLTTQFYSPSKIIMVDLSESRLQSAMKFGATHAIKSGDLEEIKNKILEITDGKGVNVAMECVGYPATFDIAQNVVAIGGHIANVGVHGKPVSFDLQKLWIKNITLSTGLVNATTTQMLLDVFESGKIDATKMVTHHFKFSEIETAYDVFKNAGANKALKVILENDWSK, encoded by the coding sequence ATGAAGATGAAAGTAATTACCTTCAACGCTGAAGGAAAAGTTCAAGTAGTTGAAATGGATAAACCGAGAGTTCAAAAACCCACAGATGCTGTGGTTCGAATTACTAAAACAACTATTTGTGGTACAGATTTGCATATTTTAAAGGGTGATGTTCCAGAAACTCAACCCGGAAAAGTATTAGGGCACGAAGGGATTGGGATCGTAGAAGAGGTTGGTTCTGCTGTTTCTAATTTTAAAGTAGGAGATAAAGTTATTGTTTCTTGTATTACATCATGCAATAAATGTTTTTATTGTAAACGCGGATTGCCAGCGCACTGTCAAACAGGTGGTTGAATTTTAGGTCATTTAATTGATGGAACACAAGCTGAATATGTACATATTCCACATGCTGATGGTTCATTACATCATGTTCCTAAATCAATAGCAGATGATGCGTTAGTTATGTTATCAGATATCTTTCCGACATCGTTTGAAATTGGAGTACAAAATTCACACATTAAGCCAGGTGATACAGTTTGTATTATAGGGGCAGGACCTATCGGACTTTCTGCATTATTAACTACCCAATTTTATTCACCATCAAAAATTATTATGGTAGATCTTTCTGAATCAAGATTGCAATCTGCGATGAAATTTGGTGCAACACATGCAATTAAATCGGGCGATTTAGAGGAAATTAAAAATAAAATTTTAGAGATTACCGATGGAAAAGGTGTTAATGTTGCAATGGAGTGTGTCGGTTATCCAGCTACATTTGACATTGCGCAAAATGTTGTTGCAATCGGTGGACATATTGCAAACGTAGGAGTACATGGAAAACCAGTTAGTTTCGATTTACAAAAATTATGAATCAAAAACATTACACTATCAACTGGTTTAGTAAATGCTACTACTACCCAAATGTTATTAGATGTCTTTGAATCAGGAAAAATTGATGCTACTAAAATGGTGACACATCACTTTAAATTTTCAGAGATAGAAACTGCATATGATGTCTTTAAAAATGCAGGGGCTAATAAGGCACTCAAGGTAATTTTAGAAAACGACTGAAGTAAATAA
- the hpt gene encoding hypoxanthine phosphoribosyltransferase, whose translation MQKHPHVKEILFTKKFIEDKIKNCAQWVNQTYQNSKDLIIVGLLKGSIPFLAQLIKDVTIDHSIDFMTASSYAGSSESKGSVKIVMDLAQDIKYKDVLIVEDIIDSGITLEKISDILLARQPKSLRILTLMDKPYHRKTKIQADYFGFQVPDAFLVGFGLDYKERLRNLPYVGIFDKKYL comes from the coding sequence ATGCAAAAACACCCACATGTTAAGGAAATATTATTTACCAAAAAATTTATTGAAGATAAAATCAAAAATTGTGCTCAATGAGTGAATCAAACGTATCAAAATAGCAAGGATTTGATTATTGTCGGTTTATTAAAAGGTTCAATTCCTTTTTTAGCACAATTAATTAAAGATGTAACAATAGACCATAGCATTGATTTTATGACAGCAAGCAGTTACGCTGGTAGTAGTGAATCAAAAGGAAGTGTAAAAATTGTTATGGATTTAGCGCAAGATATTAAATATAAAGATGTTCTGATTGTAGAAGATATTATAGATAGTGGAATAACTTTGGAAAAAATTAGTGATATTTTATTAGCTCGTCAACCAAAATCGCTACGAATATTAACACTAATGGATAAACCTTACCATCGTAAAACAAAGATTCAAGCAGATTATTTTGGTTTTCAAGTACCGGATGCTTTTTTGGTCGGTTTTGGATTAGATTATAAGGAACGTCTTAGAAATCTACCTTATGTTGGAATTTTTGATAAAAAATATTTATAA